TCACCAGTGCTAGTGCCTTCAAAGTCTGTCTCCACAGTTCAGACACAGAGAACATTTCCAGGTCAAATATTCCCATGGATTTCCTCTGGGCAACCAGTGAACCCAGGATTTTTATAAGCACACATGTAACCTGCACCATCAACTTCTTCCATCTCCTCAATTTCCACTTTTCATCTCTAAGTATGTGCTTTGGTCATTACTAAACATCTTTTGGTTCCTCAAACGATTTTTCTCTTGCCTCCTGGGCTTCAAAAATACTCTTCCACCATCTCCTCCATGCACTACCTTCTGCTGGATAACCCCTCCTCAAACACAAGGAAGGTCTCAGCTAAATGTCACTTCATTAGGAAGACCTTCCCTGGCCATCCTCATCACAATTTATTATTTGCACTTATTTAATATCTGCCGTCCCTGTTATCTCAAAAGTGCTAAGCAGGCTGCAACTAGATTCGCcttgttttcttctctatctGTACCACAGAGTCTGGAAACTATCACAGacgtttaataaatatttgttgaaattatGTGGAAAATTAAGCCACAGAAAGACTGTAAGCTATTTGCTTTAGCAAATTTTGTGTGCCTCAACTGCAGATTTTATGCATACAGTAGAAAAACATCATTTGTAAAAGTATGTTAAGTTGTTTAGAATATAGTATTCCTTATAGAGCTGTTTCTTTTGCTCATTACTTTTTGGAATGCTAAAGTACAATCCCTTCCTAAATGCTGGGCTATAAAGTTTTCCTGGCTCAGCTTTCTTTGGTTTTGTGGAGAGATCTAGGAAATGGTGATAATATCATCTATCTGGAAAGTAGTTAAGAAAATAGAGATGATATATTTCCTCTTCCTGGCATGAAATAGGTACTCAATACatggtagctattattaaaagacaaaataatagaTAGATGCATAtcggggtgtgtgtatgtgtgtgtattttgaacCCTCTCAAGACAGTTGTTCTAATGGTTAACACTGGTTAATTATGTAAGACACATTAATATATGGAATTATTCTAGGGAGGACACACTAACTATGGTTTGAATGATTCTTGAAAAACAGATAGGCTGATTGGGGTGCACAGGCAGAATAATCAGACCATCTAGCAGTTGGATCTTTCAAAATCAGGGGTCTTGATCTGGGGTCCATGGAACCCTGCAAGGATTCATGCatagatttcaaaatacttaCAACCTTcctaaaaatgaatgcaaaattttGTGCAGGTGTATATGTGTTGGTTTATGTGCACTATGCCAAGGAAATGGTTCATATCTTTCAATAGTTTCTCAGATAGACAGTGAATAAGAAAAAGTTAGGAATCACTGCCTAAAAGTTTCTTCAGGAAATCTGGTGCTctggcaaaatgaaaatgttgacATTGTGATGGTTGTGTCATCTGGCTGGCCAAAGCAATGTTTTCTATTAAAGCAAAGATTAGACGTCTTGAGGCCAAAATGATCTCAACTAAATAGTTCTTCCACACTATGTTTCCATCTGCCCAGCATGTGAGCCATTAACACATGGTTCATGTTGATGATTTTCATATCCTTGTTTGCAAGGAAATCACACTGAGACTAGTTTAGAAGAATCATTTAACTAATGTAttggaaaatcaaataaatgagCCTCctatatacacaaaaaatttaTATTGTTAAAGAATGACTATTTATGGGAGATTAAGCATACATTGACCAAAACTGCCTTTAAGTCATTCATCTACTAGTCTTCAAAATATACATACTCCTATTCCAGTCCAAAAAAATACCAAGGTTCACCATgtgttgaaataatttatttcaacacTTAATGCATCATCTGTTCTTTATTTCCACATGTTGTGTCATCACCATTTGACCTCAACccattgttaaatatttaatagtacTGTTGGATAAACAATATAAAGTATAGTTTACTTTTGAATGTAgcatttacatgaaaaaaataagccaatATATGCTGCAAAAGGTACAATTTTGGGTTATAGTACTAATCCTTCTGGTGGACGGAAAATGAGatataagaggaaaagaaaccacAGGGAGGATGAATGAATCAGGGAGAGCaatgacaaatgaaaagatgacaTAACTCTTCAATAAAGAATACAGACAAAAAGTAACTGCCACATAATGTTGGCACAACAGGAACTGCATGTTTCCACCTCTCAAAACTTAAGCATGATGATGGATTATTTTGAGTAGGAATATATTCAcatgaaaattctgaaagaatattCAACAAAACACTAACCAATAAAGGGTCATTTGTAACACTCACTGGGAATCTTATGGTGacagaaattattcatttaaaggaGTGACTATGGTCTAAGAGAAACACCAAAAGAATGCATGCAAGAGATCTTGATGAGTTAGCACATCACTCCTGGAAAATGtgctcaatatattttttttgacTGACCATAGATAGTCAGCCTTAGAAAATCTGAAGACATGTATAAACCTGAACCAGGAAATCTTTATAACCTATTGAGTTCCTTTGTGATAAAGAGCTGAAAACTTCATTTATTACCCTGCTTCAGCATGTTTTTCAAAAACagtcaaaatataaaatggatcTACAGACCAtagttgagagaaattaaagaaaacctaagtaaatggaaaaatataccatgttcatggttTTGAAAACTCAATATCTTTAAAAGGTCAATTCTCCCCAGACTGATCTATCCCAATCACAATCCCAtcaagcttttttcttttcttttctttactttttttttttttttggtagaatccAACTAGtggattctaaaatttatatgaaaatgcaactagaatacccaaagcaatcttgaaaaagaactaaGTTGGAGGAACTACACTACCTGACTTCCTTACTTACTACAAAGTCACAGTGGTCAAGATGATGTGAGACTGGCATAGGAtcaacaaatagatcaatggaacaaaatagagaacccAGTAATAGATCCATTCATACTTATGAGGTGCAAAGGCAAATGCAATATAGATTTGGAATGACTTCCCCTTTGAGGAAAGATGACTAACTAAAAATCTATAGAAAGATGCAATAGGATGCATAAAGCCATGTCTGTCTTGTGAACTTTGGACCTATCATAAATATAACATTTCACTTTTGGGGTAAATTAgacatcagaaatgaaataggattcatgtcaaataaaaaaaaaatacaaatgacaccATGGATGATTAAACAGCAATTCTGTCAACTACTGACTGCAATATTGAATGgacaaacatttagaaaagaactAATTATTAAATGTGCAAACCACTGCTACTCTATGGGAAGCTAAAATGAGGTAACAGAAACCATAATATACAAAAGTAACATATCAGCTCACCTTCAACCAATGAATAATCCAGAAAGGTGGAACTGACTTTGACTGACACATTGTTTCAGTCACAAAGTAGGGAAACAGAACAGCAAATACTGATTTGCTCTCCTCACCCTTTCCATACAGtaggaaatataaacagaatcagGGTTAAAAGTGCTAAAGATCATACACTGatattttcattcatataaatatatgaatcatTTGTGCCGTCACAGTTGAACTAAAATACAGTAAACTATTAGAAGTTTCTACTAATCCAATATAACATTCCTATCCTGAGACATAATTTGAATTCCTTACTATGGTTTATTTTAATGACTTAGTTATATTAAACTTGAATATGCTTATACGGCTGGTTTAAGTGACTATGTGCCACATAGCATAGATGACTTCTGGAAAcccaaaatatttctgaaattgaaGGGCAAAATAAAGCAATAGAAACGTTAGAAACCAGTAGTATCAAAAAGAAAGGGCTGTCCATGATTGGCTGACTCTACATAACATAAAAGCAACACTGAAAATAGAAACGTTCAGGTAATCAGTTGATTGTTTTCTCAGTAGTATGTTTAAAAACCATATAttctaatgactttttaaaaacttaatcaaCTGGTGGTTTGGACCTCTTGGATAAACATTGCTTTTATGTACTCACATTTCTTAACTTAGTTCTGCAACAATTCAGCCAATACAGAACTACTACCCCTGACCTCAAATCCTCATCCTAGTCTATGAAGTTACACAACACCTAGGACTATGACGCATTAAGTAACTGTTCTGTACCTAGAAGaacaaaatctgattttaaaatcacttcaGCCTGTTTCTCAAGTGCTTAAATTTTGTTAATCAAGGTTGATTATctgcatttgaaattttaatattcattttggaaaatccCTTACTTCAAAAAAGtttgatggttaattttaaagcaaaaaataaaagctacttaGTTCATTATTTCCAAAAATTCCATATATAACCTCACCCTACCCcctccatattttctttttagggaCTAAAATTTAACAAGGTCAGTTCTGCCTCAAACAACAATTTGATAACGGTTTCAACTAGCTATCTTGGGAGTTAGATTGAATTATTTGCTAAgctctatatattttaaatttataaactttagAAGGAAGATAGTTTTTGAAGCTGACAAGAAAACAATCAGAGAACAGCAGTCTTTTTGTGTGCTGCCCAGAGAGTCAGCTACAAAGTGGTCCTATTGTGTTTCTCATGATTTACATTTACTTTTCtggcagagcagaaagggaaaaaaataagaagtcaaACTTGGAGGcatacaaaaaaaatgaaagaaggcatttttattttaaaatgtcccctTGACATTTAGACATCTACAAACCCAATATTTAACATTTACAGGagataaaacagtaaaagaaacagCAGCTGTTTTTCTGTGATGTCACTGAACAGGTGTGATACCATTTCATACCCAGAAATTGGATGGATCTCTTGCTGATGTTCACAGGAAGCCCATATGAAACCAATATTGACCTGTATCTCATTTCCTCAGACTGGCCAGAAAATAACCCAAGGCCAACAAGAATCCTGATGACTGATCTGTGCCGATTCGGGAGCAGACATTCTCCCAAACAGATCAATACTATCCAAGGTGCAGCTGAAAACAGGATGAGCTTGTATCACTAAACAAACACCAAACTGCTTATTCACAAAGGCAAGAGCAACACAGCACTTATGTTTTCCACCGTGTGTTTGCCTGTGACCTCAACCCTGACCCTCAGGGCCACCCTCTCGGGGGCAAGAAGTAATCCTGTATTGGGTCTGCCTCTGGTCCTGGAGCATTCCCGTGAGCGGCGGCAATTTTTACAATGAGAGCTACTGTGTCTGCTTTGGCTTAGCCTAGACAATCACATGATGCCAAACCCACTAGTCAATGCAGTCAATTTAGTTAAATGACTGGTCTGAGTACTTGGCATTATGtagacaaagaataaaacagaaacagaatttttactttttacccATCATACTGGAATTGTGTGGACATACCTTGgattaaattaatttagaaattttttatgATACCAGTTGTTTCTATGTACACAAACTAAAATAACTTGCTGAATAAACCAAATACATTTGCTTAAGTATCCAgattaaatattcttttgattAATCCCTCAAAACTGCATgtattctaattttcatttagcCAATTAgatcctcccccaaaaaagtcatATTGTGTATGAATTTTTATATCAATATACTCTATGTGCACATGTAAATGAAAAAGGGTTAAATCTATTGAGAACATGGAAGTGACACCACTATTTTTATTGCTATAAGGTTATAAAATACAAGGAAATTATGGTCTTTAAAACAATCGTCCCAAAAGTACTGAGAAAATAAACTATGCATTACAATATGACCCCGTATTCTTCTAGGCAAGATGACTTCATATACCACCAATCatgagtaaaatttaaatgttttgcaTGGTCCTAAGGTGAAAAATTTAActacaattagatttttttcaggttCAAGAGGCTACAGAAGATTCAAGaccaataaatgtattttttaaaggaggcaaatataaaatcatatgatTACATTTgagtcttaaaatgttttaatggcTATTGGTAGCACAACCATAAGATCCCACCATCTACCtaagatttttatgtatttagaatatttattttccaacCCTAGATACACGATTTGATAAACCTTAATATAACATAATCTGTGTCTCTTGCTGCTGTAAAGACAAATCTATACCCCCCCCCCGAAAAAGTCAAGTAACAATAATGGTTAGCTTCCCCCTTTCCTTCAAATAACTTTTCCctggaaaaaaaagacttgaagggGAGAAAGCAAACTTCCCCTCCAGCACATTACTGTATAAGCACTATGTCCATCTGCCTgaataaagaaggaataaattcAACTTTGGAACTCAGCCATTGAGTGTCGGCTCCTGCAGAGGGGACAGTTTGCTATTAATTGTTAATGTCGTCTGCCATTAGAGGGCACTAAACAACTCTACATTAATGCTGCattggagggaagagagaaaggaagacgggaaaaaaagaggggagggtaaaGGGTGGGGAAGAATGAGCAGAGtcggggaagaagggaaagaaaaaagagaaggggtGGGCAAAcgggagggaaaagagagaagagggaagagagagaataaatctgGAAAGATTAAAAAGGATGTGGAGCCCCCAGAGCCGTCTGAAGTGAGCAAAACGCCAGCGCCCCCACCCACCCGCCCCTACCGCCCGCGCCCCTCCCCTCCAGTACTCAGGACGGTAATTATAAAGCGAAAAGCAGCGGCGAGGTCACCCGTTTTTACCAGCCTGCTGCACCGAATGCGCGCGGTGCAGGTGCGGCGGCCGCGGGGCTTTGTGATTCATGCCCACTTTCAAAGGGGGGCTTGGGCCCGTCTGAGAGGCACCCAAACAACTGTCTTCTAATATTAGCACGGCTGTATTTCGGGATCTATTATAGTCTGTCCAGACAGATCCCATTGTAATGGGATCTTTTATTAAAAGATTAGCACTATCTCCTGCAGTTggtggaaaaaaatctgttatcaCTGAGTTATTTGCAGttgtggagggggtgggaggagggtggtggaagatggggggtgggagggcgAGAGGAGGCATGGGGGGCGGTCTGGcgggggaaggctgggggtggggggggcgaaGAGGGGGCGGATTTGAAATTTGTAGGAGAACAAATCCCAGTGACCTGCGAATGTCCAAGAATTTTGTCTGCATACTTCGCTGTCTGTTGTCCTTCGCGCTCCAGAAGcgaaaagaatagaaattaaaaaggcaGCTTTGGAATAAACAATATAGCATTTTCCGTGAAGTAATCgttttatataaaaggaaatatcGCCTCCTCAGTTTCATTCAGCGGTGCCAAAAATGTTATAAATGAGAGACCCGCCAACTTTCAGCGAagaatgccaggcactgtgcttaatAAACTGAGGCTACAGAAGTTCATTATCGATGTTGCAATCTTTTTTATTCCGCGaaccgagagagagagagagagagagagagagagagagagagagagaagaggaggagactggaAGAGACAGAGACTCACAGGGCAGAAACTGGGGAGTCTCCgagagcggggggtggggggggtggcgAGACCGCCTACGTCGGCGCCCCAGCTCCAGGCTCCGACTCCGACTCCAGACGCGGCGAAgtgaaaggggagaaaagaaagggagagggcgAGACTGTGACGGCGGGGCGGCCGGGCCTGAGgtgttaaacatttttgtttgcttctgaCTCGTCGAGACCGAGGGCCGCGTCTCGGCCCGGCTCAGCTGGGGTGGAACGTGCCAGGGCCACGGTTCCCAGCCACAGCTCTGGGGTCGGGGTGGCCACAGAGCTCGGCAAGAGGAGACCCAGACACAAAACGTCGCGGGGTCCCGCGCCCAAGCTGCGGGGGCCTAAAACGGCGGCGACCCGACCCCGAGCTGGGTATTTCGGCAGCTCGGGGCTCTCTGGGCATTTGTAAAGTCTTCTTGGAACGGAGGAGTGGCGGTGCGGAGACCAACTCCTGGGCCACCCCTGTCCCCGCTCCACTCcaccccgcccgccgccgcctccaGCGCCCCCACCGCgaccccctccccaacacacacacacacacacacacacacacacacacacacacacacacacgccgcCACCCCGGGCGCGCCGGCGCTGCCTGCGAGCGGCGGCGTGCAGGACTTGAAGTGGGTgttctcccccactccccacccccgaaGCGTCGCCCCCATCCCCCGCCCCGGtcgcctgccccctccctctcgcTCCTACGCAAATAAGAACTCGGCGATTCCCCTCCTGCCGCTTTGATTTCGGGCACCTCCACCAGATAATTGGGAAGGGTTTCCAGAAGGTGGGAAATGTCACCTGATTCACACTGaacttttaaaagctccccacccccaaggagcCTCGCACACCCTTGCTCGCGGCcgccctcccactgccccacaCACTGGGAGACCGCCCACCGCAAACTGCGGAGACCCCCGTCTAGATTTAAAGCGCGGCTGCGCCCGGCTTCTGACGTCCATTGAATCGCGCGGGCGGCCGGCGGCGAGCGCGGGGCTGCGCCGGGATCGCTGCGCCCTCCGCCGCTCGCCTCTGCGACGCGCGCCGCTCGCCGGAGCCACTCGCCGCCGCGCCCGCTCCCCGCGCCGCCGCGCTCCTCGCCCCGCGCCTGCCCCCAGGATGGTCCGTCCCAGGCACCAGCCCGGCGGGCTttgcctcctgctgctgctgctctgccagTTCATGGAGGACCGCAGCGCCCAGGGTAAGCGAGAGGGGATGCGCTGGGAGGCTCGGCTGAGGGCAGGGGTTTGTTCTTCTGTCGTCTCCCCGGGGTCTGTTCTGAGCAACGTTGCTCTCTGAAGATGTTGGACCAACTTAGCGAGTCTGGGATGGAGAGGAGTGGGAAAACTGAAGGCAGTTACACTTTAGGACCGGGAGCCGAGTTTGGAGCGCGGTTATCCTTTAAAAGGAAAGGGAGTGAGCTGGAGTCTTTCTCAGTACTTAGGGTTAGATGCTCCAAGTTCTGGACATAGTGAGTCTAGATGTTATCTCCCCTGTTTGGCTCTGAAGAAGGGGACAAGCATCAGTAGTCCGGAGATTTAAGTCGAACCATTAGCAATCTAACCTCTCTCCTTCCTACATCTTTTGGATACTTTTAAAAACGACTGGGTGGGAAGGGGGGGAATACTGAAATTTCTTCGGTGGCTGGGGGACATGATTTCAGAAACTTTGCCCAAACTTGGAAATGTGGGTGCCGAAAATTTTAGAAGGAATTAGTTTTCTGCCTAGTGGACGCTTcttccaaccccctccccacaaccccgcagaaatatatatatatatatgactgttTTGAGTAGTTtacagtttcttttccctttgcctcaTTCCTCTGGCTGTTAACTTTCTGTAGAACAGTGAGAAGCCCACAATTGATTTACATTCTGAGATACATTTAAAAGCAGATTTCTAAAGTTTGGGGGGTTTTCATTAGATTTGTTTACTTCAATTAATATTTGGGCAGaatttttcaataataataacagcttgCTGTCCAAATATTGTTAAAGTTATGTGGATGATTCATGAGAAGTCTTCCTGACCAAAGTCCAAACAttaaaagggaggaagggggaaaattCACTTGCAAAGATTTCTTGGTAGGTGTGAGATAGGTACATATATGTTACCGTGAAATGGTAGGAagcctccctcccaacccctttTTTCTCTCTACACTTTTCTTGAGACAGACGTGTAACTTTCCTGGTTTCAGCGTTAACATTTTGAGTGTATTGTAAGCTGTCTCCCTGGGCACTGCCCCATGCCGTCTGCAACGCACTCCTCCGAGTTGCCCGCCTTTCCGGGCGAGGCGCTGCCTGGGTGCCGGGGACGTGGGCGCCGGGGAAAGCAGCCCTCGGAGATTTCGAAAGATCGCGGTGGCCGCGGGCGTCCTCTGGGTCTGGCGGATTGCAAAACGGGCCCGTCGGGCGGGCTGCTCCTCGAGGCCGCGCGGGGCAGCTCCGGGCAGGGCCCGAttgcttttttgctttcatttttcacaaGTGCTTTTTCCTTGATCTGTTcctgtatgtgtgtctgtctcggtctctctctccacctcccaacccttttttcccctttctctcgcTGTCTTAAATTCTcctactttcttaacctctgtcaCAAATAATACTCATACCGCCTACATGAAACCGACATGTAAAAACATCCGTCGCATCCTGTTTTTGTCAGGTTCTTTAATCTGCTCTTCGAGTCGCTGCAGGTTATGAAATGGGACGAATAAAAGTAAACAGTCTAGTAAAAGTCAATGCAAGCTGCACGTGTTGTGTCTGGGTCACTGGTAACTGACATTGATATGGCTGGGGCGCTCCGGCTTCTCGCTctcgccctccctccccctcgcCCACCTCCCACTTCTTCAGTCTaggctttttcccccctctctttccccacccctttcACTCCCTCcggtttattttctgcttttctctacCGTCtcgctctcctcctcctcctccacactcactccctccccatccccgccGGGCCTCCTCTTGCCCTCGCCGGCTCGCCgcctccctccccctaccccgCCGCTTACtcgcccacctccccacccctgtctccCCGCAGCTGGGAATTGCTGGCTCCGCCAGGCAAAGAACGGCCGCTGCCAAGTCCTGTACAAGACAGAACTGAGCAAGGAGGAGTGCTGCAGCACCGGCCGCCTGAGCACCTCGTGGACAGAGGAGGACGTAAATGACAACACGCTCTTCAAGTGGATGATTTTCAACGGGGGCGCCCCCAACTGCATCCCCTGTAAAGGTAGGGCCCTTCCTCCCCAATTTGCAGGCTTTCAGTAGAGGGCGTCTTACCCTCAGCTTCCCTGCTGCCCAGCTGGGGTTTGGGACTAGGAGAGCTTTGTTCGCGGGTTTCCCCTAAGTCCCCCAGCCCTGGTAAGCCACTCGGGTTGAATCTTGCCTGTCTCATACTACAAGCAAAACAAAGTCGGCAGAAGTTCTCAGACTTCTGAGCCAAATGTGGCGGTGAAGCCAGCCAGCCCGCGCGCTTTGAGCGAAATTTGGGTATGGGATGCAACCCACGGTCCCCAACCCCCGTCCCTCCTCAGCTTCTGGGCAAGAGCCTAGGCCCCTCGGTCTCGAACTCTTGGTTGCAGATTGCGCAAGGCATCCGCAGCCCTGCTGGCTGACCTGCGTGATGCCTGACCCTGGTTTCAATCTCTGCCTCTTTCCAACTCCTAGAAACGTGCGAGAACGTGGACTGTGGACCCGGGAAAAAATGCCGAATGAACAAGAAGAACAAACCCCGCTGTGTCTGCGCCCCAGACTGTTCTAACATCACCTGGAAAGGCCCAGTCTGTGGGCTGGACGGGAAAACCTACCGCAACGAATGTGCACTCCTCAAGGCTAGATGTAAAGAGCAGCCAGAACTGGAAGTCCAGTACCAGGGCAAATGTAAAAGTAGGTcctaccccacccctcctccagcttTCTGCCTGAGCTAGACCCACTGGAAGACCCCTGTGGGAAGGTGTGGTCTGCAGTAAgagcataataaaaataataataatgataccaAATAAAGGAACCCTTTTCTAACTTCCAAAGACTCCTTAAGAACACTGAAGGGACCAACCTAGAGTCGTAGTTTGGTTTTGAAAACCACAGGGCTCCCAAAGGGCTTTTTGAAAGCTGGGTGCTTCTATTTTGTGATTTCCTTAATAGTATTAAATGCTCAGTCCTCAGGGACCAGAAGATGCCTATTAATGTCTGTTTCCCTCTTTGTTTCAGAGACCTGTCGGGATGTTTTCTGTCCAGGCAGCTCCACATGCGTGGTAGACCAGACTAATAACGCCTACTGTGTGACATGTAACCGCATTTGCCCGGAGCCCACCTCCTCTGAGCAGTATCTCTGTGGGAATGATGGAGTGACCTACTCCAGTGCCTGTCACCTAAGAAAGGCTACCTGCCTCCTGGG
The sequence above is a segment of the Camelus ferus isolate YT-003-E chromosome 3, BCGSAC_Cfer_1.0, whole genome shotgun sequence genome. Coding sequences within it:
- the FST gene encoding follistatin isoform X3, with the protein product MVRPRHQPGGLCLLLLLLCQFMEDRSAQAGNCWLRQAKNGRCQVLYKTELSKEECCSTGRLSTSWTEEDVNDNTLFKWMIFNGGAPNCIPCKETCENVDCGPGKKCRMNKKNKPRCVCAPDCSNITWKGPVCGLDGKTYRNECALLKARCKEQPELEVQYQGKCKKTCRDVFCPGSSTCVVDQTNNAYCVTCNRICPEPTSSEQYLCGNDGVTYSSACHLRKATCLLGRSIGLAYEGKCIKAKSCEDIQCTGGKKCLWDFKVGRGRCSLCDELCPESKSEEPVCASDNATYASECAMKEAACSSGVLLEVKHSGSCN
- the FST gene encoding follistatin isoform X1 — protein: MVRPRHQPGGLCLLLLLLCQFMEDRSAQAGNCWLRQAKNGRCQVLYKTELSKEECCSTGRLSTSWTEEDVNDNTLFKWMIFNGGAPNCIPCKETCENVDCGPGKKCRMNKKNKPRCVCAPDCSNITWKGPVCGLDGKTYRNECALLKARCKEQPELEVQYQGKCKKTCRDVFCPGSSTCVVDQTNNAYCVTCNRICPEPTSSEQYLCGNDGVTYSSACHLRKATCLLGRSIGLAYEGKCIKAKSCEDIQCTGGKKCLWDFKVGRGRCSLCDELCPESKSEEPVCASDNATYASECAMKEAACSSGVLLEVKHSGSCNSISEDTEEEEEDEDQDYSFPISSILEW
- the FST gene encoding follistatin isoform X2, whose product is MVRPRHQPGGLCLLLLLLCQFMEDRSAQAGNCWLRQAKNGRCQVLYKTELSKEECCSTGRLSTSWTEEDVNDNTLFKWMIFNGGAPNCIPCKETCENVDCGPGKKCRMNKKNKPRCVCAPDCSNITWKGPVCGLDGKTYRNECALLKARCKEQPELEVQYQGKCKKTCRDVFCPGSSTCVVDQTNNAYCVTCNRICPEPTSSEQYLCGNDGVTYSSACHLRKATCLLGRSIGLAYEGKCITKSCEDIQCTGGKKCLWDFKVGRGRCSLCDELCPESKSEEPVCASDNATYASECAMKEAACSSGVLLEVKHSGSCNSISEDTEEEEEDEDQDYSFPISSILEW